The nucleotide window GACAGAGGTACTTTTACATGGAAAGATTTACGATTAGGCGGTAATGTAACACCTACTGTTAATAATACATTTACATTAGGATCTTCTACTTATAAATGGACAGCAGTATATGCAACAAATGGTACAATACAAACTTCAGACCGTAGATTAAAAGAAAATATTAAAAATTTAAGATATGGTTTGAATGATGTTATGAAACTTAACCCTGTTACATTTAACTGGAAAGAATCGGTTGATAAATCTAATAAGATTGGACTAATAGCTCAGGATTTGCAGTTAGTTATTCCTGAAGTTGTAATTGAAGGTGCTGATAGTTTAAAAACTCTTGGAGTAAATTATTCTGATTTAATACCTGTGTTGATTAATGCTATTAAGGATCAGCAGTCTATAATTGAAAAAATGAGTAATGATAATATCCAATTGAAAACTGATAATAGTAATTTGAAATCAAAAGTTGACAATATAGAAAATCAGGTAAATGAATTAAGTAAAAGAAATAACGAACTTGAGAAATTAAAAGCAGAAATAGAAATTCTTAAAACAAATCTAGGTGTTTCTAAGAAATAATTGATTTCTTTATTGATGTATTTTAAAGTCTTTATTATAAAAAAACCTGAATTTTAATTCAGGTTTTTTTATAATAAAGAAAATTGTAAATTTGACAAATAACCTAAATAATAATTAATTTTTATGAAAAAAATAGCTATACTTTTTTTGACATGTATGTCATTTGTAAATTTAATTTTAGCTCAATCTCCACAGTCTTTTCATTACCAGTGTGTTGTTCGCGATGCATTGGGAAATGTTTTGAGCAATCAATCTGTTAGTTTTCAATTAAGTATTATATCAGGCACTTCAACAGGCAATGTTGAATTTATGGAAACTCATGTTGGTATAACAAACCAATTTGGAGTTGTGAATTTAATGGTTGGTAATGGTGTAGTTTCAGTAGGAGATTTATCTTTAGTAAACTGGGGTGGTGCAAATCATTACTTAAAAGTAGAAGCCAATTTAGGCAGTGGATACATCGACATGGGAACCACTCAATTATTATCTGTTCCATATGCTTTGTACTCTGAAAATTCTGGTGATACATTATGGGTTAAAAATGGTTCAAACATTTATAATTCAAATTCAGGAAATGTTGGTGTAGGTATTAATAACCCGATTGGTAAAATGGTTGTTAAAGGCGATGCTACTGCACTGCCAACTGATCCATTATTTGAAGTAAAAAATGCAGCTGGTCAAACTGTGTTTGTTGTTTATCCCGATAGCGTTCATATTTATGTTAAAGATGAAGGTGCAAAATCAAATAAAGGAGGTTTTGCAGTTAGCGGTAGAAATAGCTCAAAAGCTATTACAAATAACTATTTAACTGTTGATCCTGATATTACAAGAATTTACACTGGCGATACTATCGGAGGTTTTGGTGTTGAGAATATCGGAAGTACTAGTTCTACAAGTTATATGCATCTTAATCCTAGTAATTATTTTATCGGACATGGTTCAGGACAGAATATTGTAAATGGAATTTATAATAATGTTATGGGTTATATGGCTGGTGCAAGTTTAACAAATGGCTCGAATAATTCTATTATCGGATATCGTGCCGGTCAAAATCTTACTATTGGTGGCAGTAATATTATAATTGGTTATGAAGCAGCAACAAATTCTGCTGATATGATCTATAATACCATTATGGGATATAGGTCTGGTTACCAGTTAACAAGTTGTCAGCAGAATGTTATGATTGGATATGAAACAGGCTTTTCAACAACTACTGGTTCTTTAAATACAGCAGTAGGTTCATTTGCACTTCATAACAATATATCTGGTTCTTCTAATGTTGCAGTTGGAAATAATGCAATGTATTCGAATACAGTTGGTACTAATAATACTGCTATTGGTAGTAATACTTTAATGTTAAATACCTCAGGATCTCAAAATACAGCAGTGGGTCAAGGAACTTTAAATAATAATACTATAGGGTCAAGAAACTCTGCATTTGGTTTATATTCAATGTATAGTAATACTATTGGTGAAGATAATACCGCAATTGGAACTAGCACCTTATATATGAATACCGAAGGTCTAAATAATACTGCATTAGGTTCAGGTGCACTTTTAAATAATACATCTGGAGACTATAATGTTGCAATAGGTGCTTATGCGCTTCAACATAGTAATGCAAGTTACAATACTGCAATTGGAAATTTCTCGTTAAATGAAAATACAACAGGAGAATGGAATACCGCTATTGGGGAAAGTACTTTGCGGTATAATACAATTGGTCATGATAATTTAGGAACTGGCTTTAGTGCTTTAATGATGAATTCAACAGGGAATAGTAATTCGGCATATGGTAATTATGCGTTAATTAATAATTTAACAGGTAGTTATAATACAGCTATAGGTAGTTCTGCATTAAATAATAATTCCACAGGTATAGAGAATACTGCTGTTGGAACTTCAGCACAGTTAAATAATACAAGCGGTAATTATAATACTGCAGTTGGTATGAATGCTTCCAGAGCCAATACAACCGGAAATGCTAATATCTCTATTGGACATAGTACTATGTATAATTCAGGATCAGGCTCCCGAAATATTGCTATCGGAAATTCTGCATTATACAATAACACCGCAAGTGATAATGTCGCAATTGGAGATATTGCAATGCGTCTTAATACATCTGGAAATACAAATACCTCAGTAGGGAAAAGTTCGATGGTTCAGAATACCACTGGATCAAACAATGCAGCTTTTGGATCTTATTCACTTTATGCTAACTCTACAGGTAATTACAATCTTGCAATAGGTCCAATGGCTTTGTATAATTGCGAAAATTCGAATGAAAATGTAGCAGTAGGTTATTATTCGCTGTATAATGTTACAACCGGAAATGAAAATACCGCTGTAGGAAAAGATGCAGGACCAGCTGTTGCAGGTAGTGGTTTGTGGAGTACTGTAGCACTGGGATATTTAGCAAGACCAACAACCGATTTTCAGGCTGTAATTGGAAATGTTTGGATGACTAGTATTGGAGGGTATGTTGGTTGGTCAAATCTTTCTGATGGAAGATTTAAAACTAATGTAAAAGATGATGTTCATGGTCTTGACTTTATTTTAAAATTAAAACCTGTTACTTATAATCTTGATATTAATGGGTTATCGTCGCATTTAGGGAACGAATTTAATATTGAAGATGCAAAACGTTCAGGTAAAGAAAATATGAGATATACAGGCTTTGTTGCTCAGGATGTTGAGAAAATTGCTAATGAACTGAATTTTGATTTTAGTGGAATTGATAAACCTAAAAATGCAAATGGTCATTATGCGTTGCGATATGCAGAATTTGTTGTTCCAATTATTAAAGCAATGCAAGAGCAACAGAAACAAATTGAAGACCTTAAGAAACAAATTGAAGATTTAAAATCAATTGTAAATAATACTCAGAAATAGCTTGTAGGTCAAGCTGTTTTGTTCATTATTGGTTAAAGCTTGTTTCTAAATGGGAATTATTTTTCAACAATATTTTATTATATAGAAGAATTTATCGAAATTTGTGTTAAATAACATATTTGTAATTTAACACAAATTTAAATGAGAAAAGTTTTTTTTCTGCTAATAATTACATTTATTAGTACCGATTTTATTTTCGCACAAGCTCCTCAATCATTCCAATATCAGGCTGTTATTCGTGATGCTAGTGGGAATGTGCTTCAGTCTCAATCTGTAAATTTTAAATTAAGTATTATTTCAGGTTCTGTTTCAGGAACTGTTGAATATGTTGAAAATCATAATTCCGTTACAAATCAATTTGGAATTGTGACCTTAAATGTTGGTTTAGGTTTGCCGGTAACTGGAATATTTTCTTCAATTAACTGGTCAGCATCGTCACACTTTATTAAAGTTGAAGCGGATCCAGCCGGTGGAACAAGTTATTTAGATATGGGAACTACACAGTTATTGAGCGTTCCATATGCATTATATGCCGAAACATCAGGCAATGCAGGACAAACATATACATCAGGAAGTGGCATTGATATTACAGGTAATGTTATAACAAATACAGCACCCGATCAAACTGTTAATTTAACACAGGCTGGAGCTACAACAATTACTGGAACATATCCAAACTTTACAATTTCAAGTACTGATAACAATTCAACTTATACTGCTGGTACTGGAATAAATTTAACAGGAACAACTATTACAAATACTTCACCTGATCAAACAGTTTCTTTAACCCAGGGTGGTGCCACTACTATTAGCGGAACATATCCAAACTTTACAATTAGTAGTACCGATTTAAATTCTGGAACACCCGGTGGTTTAAATAAAACAATTCAATTTAATAATTCAGGTACTTTTGGTGGAAATACAAATTTTGTATGGGATAATTCAAACGAAAGATTAGGTGTTGGTACAACCAGTCCATTGGGCAGAATGGTGGTTCAGGGAAGTGCAACAGCTTTAGCTACAGAGCCACTTTTTGAAGTAAAAAATAAAGCAGGACAAACAGTTTTTGTTGTTTACGAAGACAGCGTTAATGTATATGTTAACGATGATGCTATACAATCTAATCGTGGAGGATTTGCTGTTAGTGGTAGAAATAACTCAAAAGCAATAACAAATAATTACCTAAGAGTCACTCCTGACAACACTAGAATTCATACTGGTGATTCATTAACCGGCTTTGGTGTTTCTGATTTAAACGGTGGTCCAACTGCAAATTATATGCAAATGACTCCTAAAAACTATTTTATTGGCCATGAGGCTGGAAAAGAGTTAACATTAAACACAGCAAATACAGGAAAGTACAATTCATTTATTGGTTATCAAAGTGGTTATAGTAATACATCGGGTATAAAAAATTATTTTATTGGATATCGCTCAGGATTTAACAATTTATCTGGAAATAGCAACATTTTTATTGGAGATAGTGTGGGATACTCAAATACATCAGGTTTTAAAAATATTTTCATAGGAAACAGCACCGGCTTTGCAAACACAAATGGATATTCTAATGTTTTTATGGGTCATAAATCTGGCTATTCAAATATTTCCGGATATGATAACGTTTTTATTGGTGACCATGCAGGATACGGAAATACAATAGGCTTTTACAATGTTTACATAGGTTACAATACAGGTTACTCTACAACTTCAGGTAGTTATAACACAGCGCAAGGGTATAAGTCATTATATTCTAACACAACTGGTGAAACTAATACAGCAACTGGATTTCAAGCATTACAAGATAATACAACCGGATCAAACAATATTGCAATTGGAGTTAATGCAATGCAACATAATAATACCGGATTCCTAAATTTGGCCATTGGTAACTATTCATTGAATAACAATTTTGATGGTTATTCAAATGTTGCGTTTGGATCTTATGCACTCTGGGTAAATAATAATGGATATCAAAACACAGCTATTGGATCTGGTTCTTTATATAATAATTCAAGTGGTTATTATAATACTTCAGTTGGAGCGAGTACTCTAAACCAGAACATTACAGGCTTCTACAATACTGCACTAGGATATAACTCAAATGTAATATCCGATGGACTATCAAATACAACAGCATTAGGATTTAATGCAATGACAACAGCTAGTAACCAAGTACGTATTGGAAATTGGGATGTAACTAGTATTGGTGGGTTTACAGATTGGTCCAATATTTCAGATAAAAGATTTAAAAAAGATATTAAAAACAATGTACCAGGTCTAGATTTTATTTTAAAATTAGAGCCAGTAACATATCATTTGGATATTGAAAATATAGCAAATTACTTTAATTCTCCTGATTCAATTAGAATAAAAGATTCTGAAATTTTTAAAGGTAATATATTGCAAACAGGATTTATTGCTCAAGATGTTGAAAAAGCTGCTAATGAATTAGGGTTTGATTTTAGTGGGGTTGATAAGCCAAAAAATAAAAATGATTTCTATGGACTTAGATATGCAGAATTTACAGTCCCTTTAGTAAAAGCAGTGCAGGAATTAAATGAAAAATTAATAAAAGAAAATGAAGAACAAAAAATAGTAATTGAAAAACTAATTCAAAGAATTGAAAAAATAGAAAATAACATAAAATAACCATGAAAAAAACTCTTATTTCAAGCATTTTAATAATGCTTTCAATGCTGTTGTTTGCTCAGTCTCCTCAGTCTTTCCTATATCAGGCTGTAGTTCGCGATGCATCTGGTATTGCAATGGCAAATCAAACTGTAAGCTTTCAGATTAGTATTATCTCCGGATCAATAAATGGGACAGTTGATTATATCGAAACCCATACAGCAACTACAAATGCTTTCGGAATTGTAACCCTTTCTATTGGAAGTGGCAATACTACCGGAAATTTTGCAGGTATTAGCTGGGGTAGTGCTGTACACTTTATTAAGGTTGAAGCCGATCCCCTTGGAGGAACAAGTTACATAGATATGGGAACTACACAGTTATTGAGTGTTCCATATGCATTATATGCCGAAACATCAGGCAATGCAGGACAAACTTATACATCCGGAACTGGCATTGATATTACAGGCAATGTTATAACAAATACAACTCCTGATCAGACTGTTGTTATAAACTCCGGAACTGGAACAAGCGTTACAGGTACATACCCTAATTTTACAATAAATAATACACAACCTGATCAAACTGTAAACTTAACAGGAGCAGGTTCTACATCTGTAAGTGGTACATATCCTAATTTTTTAATTACATCTACTGGTGGAACTGTTCCTTACACTGCTGGTAGCGGAATAGATGTAACAGGAACAACAATAAGTAATACAGCACCCGATCAAACTGTTAATTTAACACAGGCTGGAGCTACAACAATTACTGGAACATATCCTAATTTTACTATTTCAAGTACTGATAACAATACAACATACACTGCAGGAACTGGAATAAATGTTACAGGTACAACAATTTCAAATACAGCTCCAGACCAAACAGTAACTTTAACTCAAGGTGGTGCAACAACAGTAACAGGAACATATCCAAATTTTACAATTTCAAGTACAGATAATAATACAACATATACTGCTGGATCTGGCTTAAGTTTAACAGGTACAACATTTTCTAACACATCTCCCGATCAGACTGTAACAATGGTAAATGGAACAGGGATTACTATTACCGGATCTTATCCGACATTCACGGTTACTAACTCTAGTCCAAATGCCACTCATACCGGCGATGTAACAGGTGCAGGCGCTTTAACAATTGCTAACAATGCTGTAACAACATCTAAAATTGCTGATGGAAGTGTTACTGCAGTAAAGCTTAATTCAATGTCTGCAACAAACGGGCAAGCATTAAAATTTAATGGAACAAACTGGGCTCCTGCTACAGATAACAATACAACTTATACTGCTGGTACTGGTATAAATGTTACAGGAACAACAATTACAAACACCTCACCAGATCAGACTGTTTCTTTAACTCAGGGTGGTGCCACTACTATTAGCGGAACATATCCAAACTTTACAATTAGTAGTACCGATTTAAATTCCGGTACCCCCGGTGGTTTAAATAAAACAATTCAATTTAATAACTCAGGTTCGTTCGGAGGAAATACAAACTTTGTATGGGATAATTCAAACGAAAGATTAGGTGTTGGTACAACCAGTCCACTAGGTAGAATGGTGGTTCAGGGAAGTGCAACAGCTTTAGCTACAGAGCCACTTTTTGAAGTGAAAAATAAAGCGGGACAAACAGTTTTTGTTGTTTATGAAGACAGCGTAAATGTTTTTGTTAACGACGATGCTATTCAGGCTAACAGAGGAGGTTTTGCTGTAAGTGGAAGAAATAGCGCAAAAGCACTCACACATAATTATTTGCATGTCACGCCTGACAGTACTAGAGTTTTTACGGCTAACCCTTCTGCAGGATTTGGTGTTTGTAATATTAGTACAGGAACTTCTACAAGTTATATGAATCTTACTCCTGATAATTATTTTATTGGACATCAGGCAGGTGATGCAATAACAACCGGTATCTATAATTCTTTTATTGGATATCAATCGGGTTTAAATAATAATACTGGAAGTAATAACTTGTTTTTTGGATATAAGTCAGGAGCATTAAATACACTTGGTTTAAGTAATGTTTTTATTGGTAATGTTGTTGGATATACTAACTCTGCAGGTGGAAATAATGTTTTTATCGGCGATAGTGCAGGATATTATAACACAACAAGTAGCTATAGTGTATTTTTGGGTAAGGGAACTGGTAAAGGTAATACAACCGGTCAGTATAATTCATTTCTTGGATATCAGTCGGGTTATAAAAATGGTGCAGGTACTTATAATGTTTTTATGGGATATCGTGCTGGATATAGTAATACTGTAAGTTATAATACTTTTATCGGATTTCAGTCCGGATTGAAAAATACTACAGGTACTTATAATTCATTTATTGGATATGAATCAGGAAAAGAAAATGTTGATGGAAGTTATAATGTTGCAATAGGTAAAAGTGCTTTTACAGCCAATGTGTCAGGCGGATTAAATGTAGCTATTGGTTATGATGCATTAAATAGTAATACAACTGGTTTTACTAATGTTGCATGTGGATGGGGTGCAATGAATTCAAATACCTCTGGACAGGATAATGTTGGTATTGGAACTGTAGCAATGGGTTATAATATTAATGGAGGGTCAAATACTTCAATAGGTGCTTTTTCTACTTCATATAACACTGCAGGAAATAATCTTGTTGCTCTAGGATATCAGTCACTAAGAGGAAATACAATAGGAAATAACAATACAGCATTGGGAGTGGGTTCATTGTGGGCAAATACAACAGGATCAAATAATACTGCCATTGGTTATAATTCATATAGTACTGGTATATATTCAAACTCAACAGCATTAGGTGCAAATTCAATTATTAGTCAAAATAATAAAGTAAGAATTGGAGATGCCACAGTTACCGTAATTGAAGGTCAGGTTGCATATACTTTTCCTTCTGATGCAAGATTTAAAAATAATATAACAGAAGATGTAAAAGGGTTGGATTTTATAACAAAATTAAGACCAGTTGAATATAACTTTGATACTCGTAAATTTGATGAATTTATTATGCAGGATATGTCTGATAGTTTGCGTAAAGCAATTATGAGCAAAAAGAATTATAGCGAATCGTCAAATATAAGACAAACAGGTTTTATAGCTCAGGAGGTAGAACAGGCTGCTAAAGAAAGTGGTTATGATTTCAATGGATTGCATAAGCCCGAAAATGACAAGGATAATTATAGTGTAGCTTATTCTTTATTTACTGTACCTTTGGTAAAAGCTGTTCAGGAACAGCAAATTATTATTCAAAAACAACAGAATGATATCGATTTTTTAAAGAAACAATTAGATGAATTAAATAATAAGATTAAAGAGTTTCAAAAATAATTTGCTTTATTTTTTACAAAAATCCTATTAATAAATATTTAATTAATAGGATTTTTTTAAATTTACATTAAACTTGAATTTAAGCTATGAAAAGATTTTTATTCTCTTTAACAATGTGCTTGATTGTTGTAACTACTTTTGCGCAGGTCCCGCAAACCTTTCAATATCAGGCTGTAATTCGTGATGTATCCGGTACTGCAATGGTAAATCAATCTGTGAATTTTCAGATTAGTATCCTGTCTGGCTCTGTAACCGGCACTGCTGTTTATGTAGAAACACATACTGCATCAACTAATGCATATGGCATAGTAGCTTTAAATATAGGTTCAGGAATTCCTGTAACAGGAACTTTGTCATCAATTAACTGGGAAAGTGCATCACACTTTATAAAAGTAGAAGCCGACCCTACAGGCGGTACAAGTTATTTAGATATGGGTACAACCCAGCTATTATCTGTACCTTATGCACTAAATTCATTAAAAGCAAATCAGGCGGTAAGTGCTGATAATGCTACTAATGCAAATAATGCAGCACATTCTGTGTCTTCAGATTATGCCACTGTTGCAGGAACAGCAAACTATGTAGGTGGAACAGGAATTGACATAACAGGTTCAACTGTTACAAATACATCACCCGATCAGACTGTAACTTTAACTCAGGGTGGTGCTACAACAATAAGTGGAACATATCCAAACTTTACAATTAGTAGTACAGATTTAAATTCAGGAACTCCGGGTGGATTAAATAAATCAATACAGTTTAATAACGCTGGTGTTTTTGGTGGTAATTCAAATTTAATGTGGGATAACTCAAATGAGAGGTTGGGTATTGGATTAAGTAACCCTTCAGGTAGAATGGTAGTTCAGGGAAGTGCAACAGCTTTGGCCACAGAACCTCTTTTCGAAGTAAAAAACAAATCAGGACAAACAGTTTTTGTTGTTTATGAAGACAGCGTAAATGTTTTTGTGAACGACGATGTTATTCAGTCTAATCGTGGAGGGTTTGCAGTGAGTG belongs to Bacteroidia bacterium and includes:
- a CDS encoding tail fiber domain-containing protein; translated protein: MRKVFFLLIITFISTDFIFAQAPQSFQYQAVIRDASGNVLQSQSVNFKLSIISGSVSGTVEYVENHNSVTNQFGIVTLNVGLGLPVTGIFSSINWSASSHFIKVEADPAGGTSYLDMGTTQLLSVPYALYAETSGNAGQTYTSGSGIDITGNVITNTAPDQTVNLTQAGATTITGTYPNFTISSTDNNSTYTAGTGINLTGTTITNTSPDQTVSLTQGGATTISGTYPNFTISSTDLNSGTPGGLNKTIQFNNSGTFGGNTNFVWDNSNERLGVGTTSPLGRMVVQGSATALATEPLFEVKNKAGQTVFVVYEDSVNVYVNDDAIQSNRGGFAVSGRNNSKAITNNYLRVTPDNTRIHTGDSLTGFGVSDLNGGPTANYMQMTPKNYFIGHEAGKELTLNTANTGKYNSFIGYQSGYSNTSGIKNYFIGYRSGFNNLSGNSNIFIGDSVGYSNTSGFKNIFIGNSTGFANTNGYSNVFMGHKSGYSNISGYDNVFIGDHAGYGNTIGFYNVYIGYNTGYSTTSGSYNTAQGYKSLYSNTTGETNTATGFQALQDNTTGSNNIAIGVNAMQHNNTGFLNLAIGNYSLNNNFDGYSNVAFGSYALWVNNNGYQNTAIGSGSLYNNSSGYYNTSVGASTLNQNITGFYNTALGYNSNVISDGLSNTTALGFNAMTTASNQVRIGNWDVTSIGGFTDWSNISDKRFKKDIKNNVPGLDFILKLEPVTYHLDIENIANYFNSPDSIRIKDSEIFKGNILQTGFIAQDVEKAANELGFDFSGVDKPKNKNDFYGLRYAEFTVPLVKAVQELNEKLIKENEEQKIVIEKLIQRIEKIENNIK
- a CDS encoding tail fiber domain-containing protein, whose protein sequence is MKKIAILFLTCMSFVNLILAQSPQSFHYQCVVRDALGNVLSNQSVSFQLSIISGTSTGNVEFMETHVGITNQFGVVNLMVGNGVVSVGDLSLVNWGGANHYLKVEANLGSGYIDMGTTQLLSVPYALYSENSGDTLWVKNGSNIYNSNSGNVGVGINNPIGKMVVKGDATALPTDPLFEVKNAAGQTVFVVYPDSVHIYVKDEGAKSNKGGFAVSGRNSSKAITNNYLTVDPDITRIYTGDTIGGFGVENIGSTSSTSYMHLNPSNYFIGHGSGQNIVNGIYNNVMGYMAGASLTNGSNNSIIGYRAGQNLTIGGSNIIIGYEAATNSADMIYNTIMGYRSGYQLTSCQQNVMIGYETGFSTTTGSLNTAVGSFALHNNISGSSNVAVGNNAMYSNTVGTNNTAIGSNTLMLNTSGSQNTAVGQGTLNNNTIGSRNSAFGLYSMYSNTIGEDNTAIGTSTLYMNTEGLNNTALGSGALLNNTSGDYNVAIGAYALQHSNASYNTAIGNFSLNENTTGEWNTAIGESTLRYNTIGHDNLGTGFSALMMNSTGNSNSAYGNYALINNLTGSYNTAIGSSALNNNSTGIENTAVGTSAQLNNTSGNYNTAVGMNASRANTTGNANISIGHSTMYNSGSGSRNIAIGNSALYNNTASDNVAIGDIAMRLNTSGNTNTSVGKSSMVQNTTGSNNAAFGSYSLYANSTGNYNLAIGPMALYNCENSNENVAVGYYSLYNVTTGNENTAVGKDAGPAVAGSGLWSTVALGYLARPTTDFQAVIGNVWMTSIGGYVGWSNLSDGRFKTNVKDDVHGLDFILKLKPVTYNLDINGLSSHLGNEFNIEDAKRSGKENMRYTGFVAQDVEKIANELNFDFSGIDKPKNANGHYALRYAEFVVPIIKAMQEQQKQIEDLKKQIEDLKSIVNNTQK
- a CDS encoding tail fiber domain-containing protein; this translates as MKKTLISSILIMLSMLLFAQSPQSFLYQAVVRDASGIAMANQTVSFQISIISGSINGTVDYIETHTATTNAFGIVTLSIGSGNTTGNFAGISWGSAVHFIKVEADPLGGTSYIDMGTTQLLSVPYALYAETSGNAGQTYTSGTGIDITGNVITNTTPDQTVVINSGTGTSVTGTYPNFTINNTQPDQTVNLTGAGSTSVSGTYPNFLITSTGGTVPYTAGSGIDVTGTTISNTAPDQTVNLTQAGATTITGTYPNFTISSTDNNTTYTAGTGINVTGTTISNTAPDQTVTLTQGGATTVTGTYPNFTISSTDNNTTYTAGSGLSLTGTTFSNTSPDQTVTMVNGTGITITGSYPTFTVTNSSPNATHTGDVTGAGALTIANNAVTTSKIADGSVTAVKLNSMSATNGQALKFNGTNWAPATDNNTTYTAGTGINVTGTTITNTSPDQTVSLTQGGATTISGTYPNFTISSTDLNSGTPGGLNKTIQFNNSGSFGGNTNFVWDNSNERLGVGTTSPLGRMVVQGSATALATEPLFEVKNKAGQTVFVVYEDSVNVFVNDDAIQANRGGFAVSGRNSAKALTHNYLHVTPDSTRVFTANPSAGFGVCNISTGTSTSYMNLTPDNYFIGHQAGDAITTGIYNSFIGYQSGLNNNTGSNNLFFGYKSGALNTLGLSNVFIGNVVGYTNSAGGNNVFIGDSAGYYNTTSSYSVFLGKGTGKGNTTGQYNSFLGYQSGYKNGAGTYNVFMGYRAGYSNTVSYNTFIGFQSGLKNTTGTYNSFIGYESGKENVDGSYNVAIGKSAFTANVSGGLNVAIGYDALNSNTTGFTNVACGWGAMNSNTSGQDNVGIGTVAMGYNINGGSNTSIGAFSTSYNTAGNNLVALGYQSLRGNTIGNNNTALGVGSLWANTTGSNNTAIGYNSYSTGIYSNSTALGANSIISQNNKVRIGDATVTVIEGQVAYTFPSDARFKNNITEDVKGLDFITKLRPVEYNFDTRKFDEFIMQDMSDSLRKAIMSKKNYSESSNIRQTGFIAQEVEQAAKESGYDFNGLHKPENDKDNYSVAYSLFTVPLVKAVQEQQIIIQKQQNDIDFLKKQLDELNNKIKEFQK